Within the Candidatus Poribacteria bacterium genome, the region CTACNNNNNNNNNNNNNNNNNNNNNNNNNNNNNNNNNNNNNNNNNNNNNNNNNNNNNNNNNNNNNNNNNNNNNNNNNNNNNNNNNNNNNNNNNNNNNNNNNNNNGAACTTTCTTTTCAAAGACGGACGAGGAAACCTCGCCCCTACGAACTTTCTTTTCGTATCTTTTGGAAGACGGACGAGGAAACCTCGCCCCTACGAACTTTCTTTTCAAAGACGGACGAGGAAACCTCGCCCCTACGAACTTTCTTTTCGTATCTTTTGGAAGACGGACGAGGAAACCTCGCCCCTACGAACTTTCTTTTCAAAGACGGACGAGGAAACCTCGCCCCTACGAACTTTCTTTTCAAAGACGGACACAGCGGAGGTTCTATGAGAAGTTCTAACACTCGCCAGCGAGGGACGCTGTGGACGTTCTATGTGGACTATTTTCGCGGTGTCTGGATGTCCGTTCTGCGTCTCAGTGTGAACGTTTGGCATCAATTCATAGAGCACAAATGCCTTCAACAAGCGTCTTCTCTGGCATTCAACACGCTGTTGTGTTTCGTGCCGTTGTCAGCGGTTGCGCTGTTTTTGCTGAAAACGTTTGGTGTTGTTGAAGATGGCAACTCGCCGCTGATTGTTGCACTGCGGGACAACTTCCTTCCACGCTACGGTGCTGAAGAGATTGTATCAGAACTCTCCGCATTTGCCAACAGAAATCTTGGCGGCCTGGGTGTCTACGGGTTTCTGCTGTTCCTGCTGGTCTCAACGTTGCTGTTCATGTCGGTGGAGCAACATTTCAATGACATTTGGCGTGCGCGCCGACGCTTGCCGATTGTCCAAGCGTTCCAGAAATACGCTGTTTTCTATACGCTACTTTCCGTGGGACCGCTACTGATATGGCTTTTCTTTTCAAACGCTACCAACTGGGTGTTTGCGCATGTATTTCCGTGGTTGCTGGTCTACTGCCTCTTTTTCCTGATGTACATTGCGATGCCAAATACTTTCGTGAAATGGAGTGCCGCGATGCTGGGAACGTTCGTTTCGGGGACGCTGTTCCAAATCGCGCGGATCGCTTTCGGACGTTACTTTGAGTTGGTGTGGCAGAACTATAGCGACATCTACGGTGCGCTCGCGATGCTTGTAATCTTTGCTATCTGGACCTACGTGACGTGGGTGGTGATTCTGCTGGGTGCGGAGGTTTCAAACGCTGTCCAGTATTTCCATCAAGGGGAAGCTGCACGTGGCAAGTTTCGCTACGACAGCAAGGGTTATCTGAACGCGTCCGGTGC harbors:
- a CDS encoding YihY family inner membrane protein, producing the protein ELSFQRRTRKPRPYELSFRIFWKTDEETSPLRTFFSKTDEETSPLRTFFSYLLEDGRGNLAPTNFLFKDGRGNLAPTNFLFKDGHSGGSMRSSNTRQRGTLWTFYVDYFRGVWMSVLRLSVNVWHQFIEHKCLQQASSLAFNTLLCFVPLSAVALFLLKTFGVVEDGNSPLIVALRDNFLPRYGAEEIVSELSAFANRNLGGLGVYGFLLFLLVSTLLFMSVEQHFNDIWRARRRLPIVQAFQKYAVFYTLLSVGPLLIWLFFSNATNWVFAHVFPWLLVYCLFFLMYIAMPNTFVKWSAAMLGTFVSGTLFQIARIAFGRYFELVWQNYSDIYGALAMLVIFAIWTYVTWVVILLGAEVSNAVQYFHQGEAARGKFRYDSKGYLNASGAITLFLIVAERFSKGKGACLIEEVVARSGVSEEVVHQSFDRFKAAGLIYEVEGDTDGYLPARALEDITLQAIVSAVEGEMTLSFVEGLPSEVGVQVLGALQASQRAQLEEVTVASLL